Proteins found in one Nocardia brasiliensis ATCC 700358 genomic segment:
- a CDS encoding DJ-1/PfpI family protein yields the protein MRRPLDGVGAPAVLLAVLCEADRRGLRIASICSGAFVLAGAGLLDERTTTHWMHATALATRYPRVRVAPDVLYHQDGNIWTSAGTAAGIDLRLELIRRDHGAAVAAEVARRMVVPPHRAGGQAQFVPAAGTPGRAAFGA from the coding sequence GTGCGCCGACCCCTCGACGGTGTCGGCGCACCCGCGGTACTGCTCGCCGTCCTGTGCGAGGCCGACCGGCGCGGACTCCGAATCGCCTCGATCTGCTCCGGGGCGTTCGTCCTGGCCGGGGCAGGACTCCTCGACGAGCGCACCACCACACACTGGATGCACGCCACCGCGCTCGCCACCCGATACCCTCGCGTCCGGGTCGCGCCCGATGTGCTCTACCACCAGGACGGCAACATCTGGACCTCCGCGGGGACCGCCGCCGGAATCGACTTGCGCCTGGAACTGATCCGCCGCGACCACGGCGCCGCGGTCGCGGCAGAAGTCGCGCGACGCATGGTCGTGCCGCCCCACCGCGCCGGAGGCCAAGCCCAATTCGTGCCGGCGGCGGGCACACCGGGACGCGCGGCCTTCGGAGCCTGA
- a CDS encoding helix-turn-helix domain-containing protein — translation MSDVRMLGTMLREQRERTRPEQVGVVGHGRRRTGGLRREELAELAGVSTDHLKRMEQGRRHPSPAVLNALARALRMSRADYEHLCALAGYAPAQGRVPRQLSNGARRLVDRIESTPVCVLDATWTVVGWNRAWETLACGVPSLHRREGNIPWRVFVGRQDNRVTRSPEDAARFQRLLVAELQAASTRYPADEDLASLTADLQRASPVFAELWASTPTPGQHDSRMLLRHDDLRQIALDCDTIHIPDGDLTAVVFTAAPGSADATSLTEFLLDARSAHSGHQQLDDH, via the coding sequence GTGTCGGACGTGCGCATGTTGGGAACGATGTTGCGGGAGCAACGTGAACGCACCCGACCAGAACAAGTAGGTGTGGTCGGTCACGGCCGCAGGCGCACTGGCGGCCTGCGCCGAGAAGAGCTCGCCGAACTGGCCGGCGTGTCGACGGACCACTTGAAACGCATGGAGCAGGGTCGTCGGCATCCCTCGCCGGCCGTGTTGAACGCCTTGGCTCGAGCACTCCGGATGAGCCGGGCCGACTACGAACACCTATGCGCGCTGGCCGGTTACGCGCCGGCGCAAGGGCGGGTGCCGCGGCAGCTCAGTAATGGCGCGCGCCGGCTCGTAGACCGGATAGAGAGCACGCCGGTGTGCGTGCTCGACGCCACTTGGACGGTCGTCGGCTGGAACCGGGCTTGGGAAACGCTGGCCTGCGGGGTGCCCTCGCTCCACCGACGCGAGGGCAACATCCCCTGGCGGGTGTTCGTTGGCCGCCAGGACAACAGGGTGACGCGGTCGCCAGAGGACGCCGCCCGCTTCCAGCGGCTGCTGGTGGCCGAACTGCAAGCGGCCTCGACCCGCTACCCTGCGGACGAAGACCTGGCGTCTTTGACCGCTGACCTCCAACGCGCCAGCCCCGTGTTCGCCGAGCTCTGGGCGAGCACGCCCACCCCTGGGCAACACGACAGCCGGATGCTGCTCCGGCACGACGATCTGAGGCAGATCGCACTGGACTGCGACACCATCCACATTCCCGACGGCGACCTGACGGCGGTGGTGTTCACGGCAGCCCCGGGCTCAGCCGACGCCACTTCATTGACCGAATTTCTGCTGGACGCTCGCAGCGCGCACTCCGGCCACCAGCAACTCGATGACCATTAG
- a CDS encoding nuclear transport factor 2 family protein yields MTDVNYLADRVAVTEAVARFAWTQDLGEWDGLRAILADTVTMDVSEHLGEPSQDLSADDFVVASRAVLEGFQSTHHSTSNVIVELDGDNATYRSFVVAYHHVPADEVDWLVMHGFWHIDLQRIDSEWRLRRIRVVRRVPLAGNPELYAIAAGAADKAGVK; encoded by the coding sequence ATGACTGATGTCAACTATCTCGCCGACCGGGTCGCCGTCACCGAGGCGGTGGCCCGTTTCGCTTGGACACAGGATCTCGGGGAATGGGACGGTCTGCGTGCGATCCTCGCCGACACCGTCACGATGGACGTTTCCGAGCACTTGGGCGAGCCGTCGCAAGATTTGAGTGCCGATGATTTCGTGGTCGCCAGCCGGGCGGTGCTGGAAGGATTCCAGAGTACTCATCATTCGACCTCCAACGTCATCGTCGAACTAGACGGCGACAACGCTACCTACCGGAGTTTCGTGGTGGCCTATCACCACGTTCCCGCCGACGAGGTCGACTGGCTCGTCATGCACGGTTTCTGGCACATCGACCTGCAGCGGATCGATAGTGAATGGCGGTTGAGGCGCATTCGTGTCGTGCGGAGAGTCCCTCTCGCGGGCAACCCCGAGCTTTACGCGATCGCCGCGGGTGCCGCAGACAAGGCGGGCGTGAAATGA
- a CDS encoding LGFP repeat-containing protein, with protein MPESDAARGGRYQMFANSASIYWHPQVAGGWAKLVQGAIRNKWGQFGWENGALRYPVESEFAGKDGGRGSHFEGGSIYWKSSTGAHPVWGAIRDQWANQNWENGPMGYPISDEYNIAGGAEQIFEGGVLQWNVGAEPDDDPNGTDPIIGADDPYNKFAGRYIERHPDSGDKCSTPDTAGRYVCMGFGKNITPGPDPSATDSRSAPNEAPAPTAVPPTPSPAPSPSTTPAPSSSSPVTTAPSAPTSATTSSPSTARTSPAPETTTNGPAPASAAPQFRPFPVRQVPPNEPIEPPDPARDLAAEAAFFTGAQGQAGNWCVNADLALAVGKRFYGCATDRYRLTYYQRYEGKTYKVGWEKGFAYSETKTSVSSQDTTERIKFNRKAANGTAGAATVSLDLTVEGTASRTGTVTPSGRQTKALAPKPEFSFTTTTRLAGGSGKWEWDTLMGKVIFADPIVPLGLSNPLTHEFRFARTRCDSYSYIGSAPGCVLAPGSGSNNRPVLDLTTTKRWAPQLYDHVLNAQNSLLPGSPVGIGTSAPMRALQRIPYKSTKHRMNRATACPNGRAGYNRPDADWECDGYPFAVTAQGASSFPDLGRTFDWCSITALPTGIFNPNGFSACFILKTQNGDGGRLLPSFHRENRILFESDDDSDGYFVQAYHG; from the coding sequence ATGCCCGAATCCGATGCCGCGCGGGGCGGCCGGTATCAGATGTTCGCCAACAGTGCCTCGATCTACTGGCATCCCCAGGTCGCGGGCGGATGGGCCAAACTCGTGCAAGGAGCCATCCGCAACAAGTGGGGTCAATTCGGTTGGGAGAACGGAGCTTTGCGTTATCCGGTGGAAAGTGAATTCGCCGGGAAGGACGGAGGCCGCGGCAGTCACTTCGAAGGCGGGTCGATCTACTGGAAGTCGAGCACCGGCGCGCATCCCGTATGGGGCGCTATCCGTGACCAGTGGGCTAACCAGAACTGGGAGAACGGCCCGATGGGTTATCCGATCAGCGACGAGTACAACATCGCCGGCGGCGCCGAGCAGATATTCGAAGGCGGAGTCCTGCAATGGAATGTGGGCGCCGAACCCGACGACGATCCCAACGGCACCGATCCGATCATCGGTGCCGATGACCCATACAACAAGTTCGCCGGCCGCTACATCGAACGGCACCCAGACAGTGGCGACAAGTGCTCGACACCGGATACCGCCGGCAGGTACGTGTGCATGGGTTTCGGGAAGAACATCACTCCCGGCCCTGATCCCAGCGCGACCGACAGTCGGTCCGCACCGAACGAAGCACCGGCACCCACCGCAGTACCGCCCACACCCAGCCCTGCCCCGTCACCATCGACTACCCCGGCACCCTCCTCGTCATCGCCTGTGACCACCGCTCCGAGTGCGCCGACCTCGGCCACGACCTCCTCGCCCTCTACGGCACGGACATCGCCGGCGCCTGAGACCACGACCAACGGTCCGGCACCAGCAAGCGCGGCGCCGCAGTTTCGTCCCTTCCCGGTTCGACAAGTCCCACCCAACGAGCCGATCGAGCCGCCCGATCCCGCGCGTGACCTCGCCGCCGAAGCGGCGTTTTTCACCGGGGCTCAAGGCCAAGCAGGCAACTGGTGTGTCAACGCAGACCTGGCCCTAGCGGTCGGCAAACGCTTCTACGGATGTGCCACCGACAGGTACCGTCTGACCTACTACCAGCGATACGAGGGCAAGACCTACAAGGTCGGCTGGGAGAAAGGATTCGCCTACAGCGAGACCAAAACCTCGGTGAGTAGCCAAGACACCACCGAACGCATCAAGTTCAACCGGAAAGCCGCCAACGGTACGGCGGGCGCGGCAACGGTGAGCCTGGACCTCACGGTGGAGGGCACCGCGAGCCGTACCGGGACGGTCACACCGTCGGGCCGGCAGACGAAAGCTCTCGCTCCGAAGCCGGAGTTCAGTTTCACCACCACCACGCGTCTGGCAGGGGGCAGCGGCAAGTGGGAATGGGACACACTGATGGGCAAGGTCATCTTCGCCGACCCCATCGTTCCCCTGGGCCTGAGCAACCCACTGACGCACGAGTTCCGATTCGCTCGGACCCGCTGCGACAGTTACTCCTACATCGGTTCCGCGCCCGGGTGCGTGCTCGCGCCGGGAAGCGGGAGCAACAATCGCCCGGTGCTCGACCTGACCACCACCAAACGGTGGGCGCCTCAGCTCTACGACCATGTTCTCAACGCGCAGAATTCGCTGCTGCCCGGCAGCCCGGTCGGGATCGGGACCTCGGCTCCGATGCGTGCGTTGCAGCGGATCCCCTACAAGAGCACCAAGCACCGAATGAACCGTGCCACCGCATGCCCGAACGGTCGCGCCGGATACAACCGGCCGGACGCTGACTGGGAATGCGATGGGTACCCGTTCGCGGTCACCGCGCAGGGCGCGTCGAGCTTTCCGGACCTGGGAAGGACTTTCGACTGGTGCTCGATCACGGCACTTCCGACCGGAATATTCAACCCCAACGGGTTCAGCGCCTGCTTCATCCTCAAGACGCAGAACGGAGATGGCGGCAGGCTACTACCGTCGTTTCACCGTGAGAACCGGATCTTGTTCGAAAGCGATGATGATTCTGACGGATACTTCGTGCAGGCGTATCACGGCTGA
- a CDS encoding NAD(P)-dependent oxidoreductase: MYLTVLAASGPTGLSLTRQALERGHIVRAIARNPDRITVPDAPGLTKIVADVFHTDEIASALDGSELVLSGLGVPKGTKPGVLTAGARSAVASGARVIWLGAYGTGPSAAVASALNRLVLKGLGAEVADKVESDALVTEAGGTVFHAGPLTNKPISPERRTVGLDASPKSIFRIMVSRDTVAAAMLDEAENPRFPGRIAVPLTR, translated from the coding sequence ATGTACCTCACCGTTCTCGCCGCGTCCGGCCCGACCGGGCTCTCCCTCACCCGGCAGGCGCTCGAACGTGGCCACATCGTCAGGGCGATCGCCCGCAATCCGGACCGGATCACCGTTCCGGACGCCCCGGGGCTGACCAAGATCGTCGCGGACGTGTTCCACACTGACGAGATCGCCTCGGCGCTCGACGGCAGTGAGCTGGTGCTGTCCGGACTGGGTGTGCCCAAGGGGACGAAGCCGGGCGTGCTGACCGCGGGCGCCCGGTCGGCGGTGGCATCGGGCGCCCGCGTCATCTGGCTGGGCGCTTACGGCACGGGCCCCTCGGCCGCGGTGGCAAGCGCGCTCAACCGGCTGGTCCTCAAAGGACTCGGAGCGGAGGTCGCCGACAAGGTCGAGTCGGACGCCCTGGTCACCGAAGCCGGCGGAACGGTTTTCCACGCCGGACCCCTGACGAACAAACCGATCAGCCCGGAACGGCGCACCGTCGGGCTCGATGCCTCCCCCAAGAGCATCTTCCGCATCATGGTGAGCCGGGACACCGTTGCCGCCGCGATGCTCGACGAAGCGGAGAACCCGCGGTTCCCCGGCCGGATTGCTGTGCCACTCACGCGCTGA
- a CDS encoding nuclear transport factor 2 family protein: MSASTDAVRAVPFRMAAAMSDRDVEKLVLNYIDDFECVVPVHPERSFRGVDRVRANYTMIFARYSNGFDARVVDSVVDGDRVWTEWEMIGTRADGVVETIRGTVIIGVEDGRAAAVRFYLDPVDTPDASAQVNILD; this comes from the coding sequence ATGAGTGCGTCGACCGACGCAGTGCGCGCCGTTCCCTTTCGAATGGCCGCGGCGATGTCCGATCGTGACGTCGAAAAGCTGGTGCTCAATTACATCGATGACTTCGAGTGCGTGGTGCCGGTGCACCCCGAGCGTTCCTTCCGCGGTGTCGACCGGGTTCGCGCGAATTACACGATGATCTTCGCCCGGTATTCGAACGGTTTTGATGCCAGGGTCGTCGACTCCGTGGTGGACGGTGACCGGGTGTGGACGGAGTGGGAGATGATCGGCACGCGGGCCGACGGGGTGGTCGAGACCATTCGCGGCACAGTCATCATCGGGGTCGAGGACGGCCGCGCCGCAGCGGTCCGCTTCTACCTCGATCCGGTCGATACCCCGGATGCATCGGCACAGGTGAACATCCTCGACTGA